A region from the Canis lupus dingo isolate Sandy chromosome X, ASM325472v2, whole genome shotgun sequence genome encodes:
- the PHF6 gene encoding PHD finger protein 6 isoform X5, producing MSSSVEQKKGPTRQRKCGFCKSNRDKECGQLLISENQKVAAHHKCMMCSLCHCPGATIGCDVKTCHRTYHYHCALHDKAQIREKPSQGIYMVYCRKHKKTAHNSEADLEESFNEHELEPASPKSKKKSRKGRPRKTNFKGLSEDTRSTSSHGTDEMESSSYRDRSPHRSSPSDTRPKCGFCHVGEEENEARGKLHIFNAKKAAAHYKCMLFSSGTVQLTTTSRAEFGDFDIKTVLQEIKRGKRMKCTLCSQPGATIGCEIKACVKTYHYHCGVQDKAKYIENMSRGIYKLYCKNHSGNDERDEEDEERESKSRGKVEIDQQQLTQQQLNGN from the exons atgtcaaGCTCAGTTGAACAGAAAAAAGGGCCTACAAGACAGCGCAAATGTGGCTTTTGTAAGTCAAATAGAGACAAGGAATGTGGACAATTACTAATATCTGAAAACCAGAAGGTGGCAGCACACCATAAGTGCATG ATGTGTTCTTTGTGCCATTGTCCTGGAGCAACAATTGGTTGTGATGTGAAAACATGTCACAGGACATACCACTACCACTGTGCATTGCATGATAAAGCTCAAATACGAGAGAAACCTTCACAAGGAATTTACAT gGTGTATtgcagaaaacacaagaaaactgCACATAACTCTGAAG CTGACTTAGAAGAAAGTTTTAATGAACATGAACTGGAGCCTGCATCacctaaaagtaaaaagaaaagtcGCAAAGGAAGGCCAcgaaaaactaattttaaaggGCTGTCGGAAGATACCAGGTCCACATCCTCCCATGGAACAGATGAAATGGAAAGTAGTTCCTAT AGAGATAGATCTCCACATAGAAGCAGCCCTAGTGACACCAGGCCTAAATGTGGATTTTGTCATGtaggggaggaagaaaatgaagcaagaggaaaactgcatatatttaatGCCAAGAAGGCAGCTGCACATTATAAGTGCATG ttattttcttCTGGCACAGTCCAGCTCACAACAACATCAAGAGCAGAATTTGGagattttgatattaaaactGTACTTCAGGAGATTAAGCGAGGAAAAAGAATG AAATGTACACTTTGCAGTCAGCCCGGTGCTACTATTGGATGTGAAATAAAAGCCTGTGTTAAGACTTACCATTACCACTGTGGAGTACAAGACAAAGctaaatacattgaaaatatgtCACGAGGAATTTACAA ACTATATTGTAAAAATCATAGTGGAAATGATGAGAGAGATGAAGAAGACGAGGAACGAGAGAGTAAAAGCCGGGGAAAAGTAGAAATTGACCAGCAACAACTAACTCAGCAACAACTTAATGGAAACTAG
- the PHF6 gene encoding PHD finger protein 6 isoform X4 — MSSSVEQKKGPTRQRKCGFCKSNRDKECGQLLISENQKVAAHHKCMMCSLCHCPGATIGCDVKTCHRTYHYHCALHDKAQIREKPSQGIYMVYCRKHKKTAHNSEAADLEESFNEHELEPASPKSKKKSRKGRPRKTNFKGLSEDTRSTSSHGTDEMESSSYRDRSPHRSSPSDTRPKCGFCHVGEEENEARGKLHIFNAKKAAAHYKCMLFSSGTVQLTTTSRAEFGDFDIKTVLQEIKRGKRMKCTLCSQPGATIGCEIKACVKTYHYHCGVQDKAKYIENMSRGIYKLYCKNHSGNDERDEEDEERESKSRGKVEIDQQQLTQQQLNGN; from the exons atgtcaaGCTCAGTTGAACAGAAAAAAGGGCCTACAAGACAGCGCAAATGTGGCTTTTGTAAGTCAAATAGAGACAAGGAATGTGGACAATTACTAATATCTGAAAACCAGAAGGTGGCAGCACACCATAAGTGCATG ATGTGTTCTTTGTGCCATTGTCCTGGAGCAACAATTGGTTGTGATGTGAAAACATGTCACAGGACATACCACTACCACTGTGCATTGCATGATAAAGCTCAAATACGAGAGAAACCTTCACAAGGAATTTACAT gGTGTATtgcagaaaacacaagaaaactgCACATAACTCTGAAG caGCTGACTTAGAAGAAAGTTTTAATGAACATGAACTGGAGCCTGCATCacctaaaagtaaaaagaaaagtcGCAAAGGAAGGCCAcgaaaaactaattttaaaggGCTGTCGGAAGATACCAGGTCCACATCCTCCCATGGAACAGATGAAATGGAAAGTAGTTCCTAT AGAGATAGATCTCCACATAGAAGCAGCCCTAGTGACACCAGGCCTAAATGTGGATTTTGTCATGtaggggaggaagaaaatgaagcaagaggaaaactgcatatatttaatGCCAAGAAGGCAGCTGCACATTATAAGTGCATG ttattttcttCTGGCACAGTCCAGCTCACAACAACATCAAGAGCAGAATTTGGagattttgatattaaaactGTACTTCAGGAGATTAAGCGAGGAAAAAGAATG AAATGTACACTTTGCAGTCAGCCCGGTGCTACTATTGGATGTGAAATAAAAGCCTGTGTTAAGACTTACCATTACCACTGTGGAGTACAAGACAAAGctaaatacattgaaaatatgtCACGAGGAATTTACAA ACTATATTGTAAAAATCATAGTGGAAATGATGAGAGAGATGAAGAAGACGAGGAACGAGAGAGTAAAAGCCGGGGAAAAGTAGAAATTGACCAGCAACAACTAACTCAGCAACAACTTAATGGAAACTAG
- the PHF6 gene encoding PHD finger protein 6 isoform X1, translated as MSSSVEQKKGPTRQRKCGFCKSNRDKECGQLLISENQKVAAHHKCMLFSSALVSSHSDNESLGGFSIEDVQKEIKRGTKLMCSLCHCPGATIGCDVKTCHRTYHYHCALHDKAQIREKPSQGIYMVYCRKHKKTAHNSEAADLEESFNEHELEPASPKSKKKSRKGRPRKTNFKGLSEDTRSTSSHGTDEMESSSYRDRSPHRSSPSDTRPKCGFCHVGEEENEARGKLHIFNAKKAAAHYKCMLFSSGTVQLTTTSRAEFGDFDIKTVLQEIKRGKRMKCTLCSQPGATIGCEIKACVKTYHYHCGVQDKAKYIENMSRGIYKLYCKNHSGNDERDEEDEERESKSRGKVEIDQQQLTQQQLNGN; from the exons atgtcaaGCTCAGTTGAACAGAAAAAAGGGCCTACAAGACAGCGCAAATGTGGCTTTTGTAAGTCAAATAGAGACAAGGAATGTGGACAATTACTAATATCTGAAAACCAGAAGGTGGCAGCACACCATAAGTGCATG CTCTTTTCATCTGCTTTGGTATCATCACACTCTGATAACGAAAGTCTTGGTGGATTTTCTATTGAAGATgtccaaaaggaaattaaaagaggCACGAAGCTG ATGTGTTCTTTGTGCCATTGTCCTGGAGCAACAATTGGTTGTGATGTGAAAACATGTCACAGGACATACCACTACCACTGTGCATTGCATGATAAAGCTCAAATACGAGAGAAACCTTCACAAGGAATTTACAT gGTGTATtgcagaaaacacaagaaaactgCACATAACTCTGAAG caGCTGACTTAGAAGAAAGTTTTAATGAACATGAACTGGAGCCTGCATCacctaaaagtaaaaagaaaagtcGCAAAGGAAGGCCAcgaaaaactaattttaaaggGCTGTCGGAAGATACCAGGTCCACATCCTCCCATGGAACAGATGAAATGGAAAGTAGTTCCTAT AGAGATAGATCTCCACATAGAAGCAGCCCTAGTGACACCAGGCCTAAATGTGGATTTTGTCATGtaggggaggaagaaaatgaagcaagaggaaaactgcatatatttaatGCCAAGAAGGCAGCTGCACATTATAAGTGCATG ttattttcttCTGGCACAGTCCAGCTCACAACAACATCAAGAGCAGAATTTGGagattttgatattaaaactGTACTTCAGGAGATTAAGCGAGGAAAAAGAATG AAATGTACACTTTGCAGTCAGCCCGGTGCTACTATTGGATGTGAAATAAAAGCCTGTGTTAAGACTTACCATTACCACTGTGGAGTACAAGACAAAGctaaatacattgaaaatatgtCACGAGGAATTTACAA ACTATATTGTAAAAATCATAGTGGAAATGATGAGAGAGATGAAGAAGACGAGGAACGAGAGAGTAAAAGCCGGGGAAAAGTAGAAATTGACCAGCAACAACTAACTCAGCAACAACTTAATGGAAACTAG
- the PHF6 gene encoding PHD finger protein 6 isoform X2, with amino-acid sequence MSSSVEQKKGPTRQRKCGFCKSNRDKECGQLLISENQKVAAHHKCMLFSSALVSSHSDNESLGGFSIEDVQKEIKRGTKLMCSLCHCPGATIGCDVKTCHRTYHYHCALHDKAQIREKPSQGIYMVYCRKHKKTAHNSEADLEESFNEHELEPASPKSKKKSRKGRPRKTNFKGLSEDTRSTSSHGTDEMESSSYRDRSPHRSSPSDTRPKCGFCHVGEEENEARGKLHIFNAKKAAAHYKCMLFSSGTVQLTTTSRAEFGDFDIKTVLQEIKRGKRMKCTLCSQPGATIGCEIKACVKTYHYHCGVQDKAKYIENMSRGIYKLYCKNHSGNDERDEEDEERESKSRGKVEIDQQQLTQQQLNGN; translated from the exons atgtcaaGCTCAGTTGAACAGAAAAAAGGGCCTACAAGACAGCGCAAATGTGGCTTTTGTAAGTCAAATAGAGACAAGGAATGTGGACAATTACTAATATCTGAAAACCAGAAGGTGGCAGCACACCATAAGTGCATG CTCTTTTCATCTGCTTTGGTATCATCACACTCTGATAACGAAAGTCTTGGTGGATTTTCTATTGAAGATgtccaaaaggaaattaaaagaggCACGAAGCTG ATGTGTTCTTTGTGCCATTGTCCTGGAGCAACAATTGGTTGTGATGTGAAAACATGTCACAGGACATACCACTACCACTGTGCATTGCATGATAAAGCTCAAATACGAGAGAAACCTTCACAAGGAATTTACAT gGTGTATtgcagaaaacacaagaaaactgCACATAACTCTGAAG CTGACTTAGAAGAAAGTTTTAATGAACATGAACTGGAGCCTGCATCacctaaaagtaaaaagaaaagtcGCAAAGGAAGGCCAcgaaaaactaattttaaaggGCTGTCGGAAGATACCAGGTCCACATCCTCCCATGGAACAGATGAAATGGAAAGTAGTTCCTAT AGAGATAGATCTCCACATAGAAGCAGCCCTAGTGACACCAGGCCTAAATGTGGATTTTGTCATGtaggggaggaagaaaatgaagcaagaggaaaactgcatatatttaatGCCAAGAAGGCAGCTGCACATTATAAGTGCATG ttattttcttCTGGCACAGTCCAGCTCACAACAACATCAAGAGCAGAATTTGGagattttgatattaaaactGTACTTCAGGAGATTAAGCGAGGAAAAAGAATG AAATGTACACTTTGCAGTCAGCCCGGTGCTACTATTGGATGTGAAATAAAAGCCTGTGTTAAGACTTACCATTACCACTGTGGAGTACAAGACAAAGctaaatacattgaaaatatgtCACGAGGAATTTACAA ACTATATTGTAAAAATCATAGTGGAAATGATGAGAGAGATGAAGAAGACGAGGAACGAGAGAGTAAAAGCCGGGGAAAAGTAGAAATTGACCAGCAACAACTAACTCAGCAACAACTTAATGGAAACTAG
- the PHF6 gene encoding PHD finger protein 6 isoform X3 — MSSSVEQKKGPTRQRKCGFCKSNRDKECGQLLISENQKVAAHHKCMLFSSALVSSHSDNESLGGFSIEDVQKEIKRGTKLMCSLCHCPGATIGCDVKTCHRTYHYHCALHDKAQIREKPSQGIYMVYCRKHKKTAHNSEAADLEESFNEHELEPASPKSKKKSRKGRPRKTNFKGLSEDTRSTSSHGTDEMESSSYRDRSPHRSSPSDTRPKCGFCHVGEEENEARGKLHIFNAKKAAAHYKCMLFSSGTVQLTTTSRAEFGDFDIKTVLQEIKRGKRMKCTLCSQPGATIGCEIKACVKTYHYHCGVQDKAKYIENMSRGIYKSRNKTRCQL, encoded by the exons atgtcaaGCTCAGTTGAACAGAAAAAAGGGCCTACAAGACAGCGCAAATGTGGCTTTTGTAAGTCAAATAGAGACAAGGAATGTGGACAATTACTAATATCTGAAAACCAGAAGGTGGCAGCACACCATAAGTGCATG CTCTTTTCATCTGCTTTGGTATCATCACACTCTGATAACGAAAGTCTTGGTGGATTTTCTATTGAAGATgtccaaaaggaaattaaaagaggCACGAAGCTG ATGTGTTCTTTGTGCCATTGTCCTGGAGCAACAATTGGTTGTGATGTGAAAACATGTCACAGGACATACCACTACCACTGTGCATTGCATGATAAAGCTCAAATACGAGAGAAACCTTCACAAGGAATTTACAT gGTGTATtgcagaaaacacaagaaaactgCACATAACTCTGAAG caGCTGACTTAGAAGAAAGTTTTAATGAACATGAACTGGAGCCTGCATCacctaaaagtaaaaagaaaagtcGCAAAGGAAGGCCAcgaaaaactaattttaaaggGCTGTCGGAAGATACCAGGTCCACATCCTCCCATGGAACAGATGAAATGGAAAGTAGTTCCTAT AGAGATAGATCTCCACATAGAAGCAGCCCTAGTGACACCAGGCCTAAATGTGGATTTTGTCATGtaggggaggaagaaaatgaagcaagaggaaaactgcatatatttaatGCCAAGAAGGCAGCTGCACATTATAAGTGCATG ttattttcttCTGGCACAGTCCAGCTCACAACAACATCAAGAGCAGAATTTGGagattttgatattaaaactGTACTTCAGGAGATTAAGCGAGGAAAAAGAATG AAATGTACACTTTGCAGTCAGCCCGGTGCTACTATTGGATGTGAAATAAAAGCCTGTGTTAAGACTTACCATTACCACTGTGGAGTACAAGACAAAGctaaatacattgaaaatatgtCACGAGGAATTTACAA atccaggaacaagacaaggtgCCAACTATGA